Below is a window of Lacibacter sp. H407 DNA.
CACCATGGCGATGACGGCCTATGGTGATCTTGATTATAGTGTAATGGATGAATTGCCACCAGGTCGTAAACCCATTACAACCGTTCATCGTTATGAAACGGCACGGCCATCGGTCATGGATTTTGTAAAACAGGAAATAGCCAAAGGACGTCAGGCTTATTTTATTTATCCATTGATCGAAGAAAGTTCAAAAATGGATTTTGAAAACCTGATGAAAGGATATGAAGAAGTGAAAGCTTTTTTTCCGGAACCGAAGTTTTACATAAGTATGGTGCATGGAAAACAAAAAGCAGAGGTAAAAGATACCAACATGATGCGCTTCAAAAAAAATGATACACAGATCATGGTAGCAACTACTGTAATTGAAGTAGGAGTAGATGTGCCAAACGCAAGTGTAATGGTGATGGAAAGCGCAGAGCGCTTTGGTTTATCGCAGTTGCATCAGCTCCGTGGAAGAGTAGGAAGAGGTAGTGAACAGAGTTTTTGCATTCTTTTAACAGGGAGCAAATTAACGAATGATGCCCGGGAACGGTTAAAGATAATGTGTGCAACAAATGATGGTTTTGTAATAGCAGAAAAAGATCTGGAGATCCGCGGCCCGGGCGATATTGAAGGTACCCGGCAGAGTGGATTACTGAACTTTAAGCTGGCAAGTATTGTTCAGGATAGAGAATTACTGGAAACGGCGAAAATAATCAGTGATCAGTTGCTGCAGGATGATCCTGAACTTTCTTCGGCCGAAAATTTGCTGTTAAAAAACTACCTGTTGTCAAAAAAAGGTAAAACCGTGTGGAGTAAGGTAGCATAGTGATAATAAGCGGTAGTTATTTCCGTTTTAATTGACTAAATTCAAAGTCCCGTAGCACAGAAAAAAATCACATGAAAGTACTCCGAATCTTCCTCGTACCAGCATTGCTGATAGCTTTTCCACTGATTGGTTTTGGTCAGCTCTCTTTTGCAGAGAATAAAGGCCAATGGGATCAGCAGGTACATTTTAAAACAGAATCGGGCAACAGTGCTTTTTTTCTTACAAAGGATGGTTACACCATTCTCATGAATCATCCCGAAGACTATATGCGGCTTGCAGAATTTAATCATGGTCATGGCTTTGATTCAACTGTACGACGTAATTCAAGAGTTGCGCTACCCGAAAAAATGCGGGCACATGCGTTTCGTGTAAAATTCCTCGGTGGCAACTTCAACTCAAAACCAATTGTGGAAAAACCCATACCGGGAGTAGAGAATTATTTCATTGGAAACGATCCTTCAAAATGGGCAAGTGATGTTCGCCTGTACCAGGCGATCACTTATAAGAATGTATATCCAAATGTGGATGTACGTTATTACGTCCAGGACGATCAGTTGAAATACGATCTGGTAGTTTATCCCGGCGCAGATATATCGAAAATTCAAATGCGCTACGAAGGGGCAGAAAAATTAAGCATCCGTGATAACGAACTGGTGGTATCAACTTCGGTTGGGGAAGCCCGTGAGTTAAGGCCTTATACCTATCAATTTGTAAACGGTAAGCGTGAAACTGTTGGAAATAAATATAAGATCACGGGTAATACCGTAAGCTTTGATGTAAAAGCATATAACAAGTCCACCACGTTGGTCATCGATCCTTCGTTGGTGTTTTCTTCGTTCAGCAGAAGTACTGCCGATAACTGGGGCTTTACAGCAACATACGGAGCCGATGGTAGTTTTTTTGGTGGAGGTATTGCACAGCCAACAGGTTTTCCTGTAACTGCCGGTGCCATTCAAAGCACAGGTGGTGGCGGTAGTGGAACAGGAGGCGTGCCTCCCGATATCGCCATCATCAAATTATCACCCGATGGAAGAAACCGGATCTACGCCACTTACCTTGGCGGTAATGGTTTAGATCAGCCGCATAGTCTGGTAGCGGATGGTGCAGGAAATCTGGTGATCGCTGGTCGTACAAATTCAGGTTCCTCTTTTCCAGGTTCATTAGTTCCCGCCGGTAGTGCCGGTGGAGGGTATGATATTTTTGTAACAAAGATCAACGCAACCGGTACAGCCATAATTGGTTCATCACGTATTGGCGGCGCAGGAAATGACGGTGTTAATATTACAGATACAAGAGGAGGTGCCAACTCATTACAACGTTTTTATGGTGATGATGGAAGAAGCGAAGTAATACTCGATGGAGCAGGGAATATTTTAGTGGCATCGTCTACTCAATCAACAAATTTTCCAACAGTAGGTGGATTTCAGGCTAGTTCTGGTGGTGGTTTGCAGGATGCGGTCTTACTCAAATTTAACGCTAATGCAACCGCTTTGATCTGGAGTACATATATGGGTGGTGCGGCGAACGATGCCGGGTTTGTGTTAGCTATAAATCCAACAAGCCCTTCCAATATCTATGTGGGTGGTGGTACTGCCAGCGCAGATTTTCCGGGAACCGGAGCAGGTGTATTGCAACCAACATTTAGCGGTGGACTTGCAGACGGTTACATTGCACATGTGCGGGATAATGGAGCTTCGGTGTCAATGGTTCGTTCCTCATACCTTGGAACAGGAAACATTGATATGGTGTATGGTGTGCAGTTCGATGCGATGGGTTTCCCCTATGTAATGGGAACAACAACGGGTAACTGGCCTGTAATAAATGCAGCTTATTCAGTTGCCAATTCAAGACAGTTTATTGCGAAGTTGCGAGCCGATCTCAGTGGTTATGTTTACTCTACAACGTTTGGCACAAATGGTGCACTTAATCCAAATATTTCGCCTGTTGCATTCTTGGTTGATAATTGCGAAAATGTTTATGTATCCGGTTGGGGTGGTGGTGCAAATAATTTCGGTGGCGGTTATCCTTCTGCCGGCACCGCAGGTATGCCTGTAACGCCCGATGCATTTCAACGGAATACAGATGGCAGTGATTTTTACTTTTTCGTATTGCAGAAAAATGCAGCATCTCAATTATATGGAAGCTTCTTCGGCCAGTTAGGTGGTGGCGGTGCTTTGGAACATGTGGATGGAGGTACAAGTCGTTTTGATGCTACCGGTACAATTTATCAGGCCATGTGTGCCAACTGTAAAAATGTGGCAAGTAATGTTCCGCTCTCTGCACCATTTCCCATTACTGCGGGTGTGTATGGAAATACAAATCCGGCAGGCGGCAGCGGTTGTAACCTCGGTATGGTAAAAATAAATTTCGATCTGTCAGGTATTGATGTATCACTTCGGGCAGTGGGAGCAAGGCAATTGAATTTTTGTTTACCGGCAACGGTACAGTTTACAGATACCATTCGGGAAGCAAAACAATACATTTGGATATGGGGCGATGGAACTCCGAATGATACTACAACAATCAATCCCTTCGCACATACGTACAACAGTGTTGGCTTCTTTGATGTAAAAGTGATTGGTATCGACAGTAACTCCTGTAACGTGAAAGATTCTGCCATGATGCGTATTCGTGTTACAACCGATTCGGTGGATGTTGATTTCAATTTTGCACGGCAGGATTGTAACAGTCTTACATTTCAATTTACTAACACCAGTAATATTCTCACTTCATCCACACCATTCGGTCCACGTTCGTTTATGTGGGTTTGGGGCGATGGTTCAAGGAATGATACCGTTCCGGCTTTTGCGCCTCCTATATCGCATACATTCCCTGGCATTGGTTCATACAATGTTCGTTTGGTTTTGATCGATTCAAATTATTGTAACCTTGGCGATGCAGACAGTATCATCAACTTCCAGGTAATTGACAACATACGTGCAGGCTTCAGTG
It encodes the following:
- a CDS encoding DUF7948 domain-containing protein, translating into MKVLRIFLVPALLIAFPLIGFGQLSFAENKGQWDQQVHFKTESGNSAFFLTKDGYTILMNHPEDYMRLAEFNHGHGFDSTVRRNSRVALPEKMRAHAFRVKFLGGNFNSKPIVEKPIPGVENYFIGNDPSKWASDVRLYQAITYKNVYPNVDVRYYVQDDQLKYDLVVYPGADISKIQMRYEGAEKLSIRDNELVVSTSVGEARELRPYTYQFVNGKRETVGNKYKITGNTVSFDVKAYNKSTTLVIDPSLVFSSFSRSTADNWGFTATYGADGSFFGGGIAQPTGFPVTAGAIQSTGGGGSGTGGVPPDIAIIKLSPDGRNRIYATYLGGNGLDQPHSLVADGAGNLVIAGRTNSGSSFPGSLVPAGSAGGGYDIFVTKINATGTAIIGSSRIGGAGNDGVNITDTRGGANSLQRFYGDDGRSEVILDGAGNILVASSTQSTNFPTVGGFQASSGGGLQDAVLLKFNANATALIWSTYMGGAANDAGFVLAINPTSPSNIYVGGGTASADFPGTGAGVLQPTFSGGLADGYIAHVRDNGASVSMVRSSYLGTGNIDMVYGVQFDAMGFPYVMGTTTGNWPVINAAYSVANSRQFIAKLRADLSGYVYSTTFGTNGALNPNISPVAFLVDNCENVYVSGWGGGANNFGGGYPSAGTAGMPVTPDAFQRNTDGSDFYFFVLQKNAASQLYGSFFGQLGGGGALEHVDGGTSRFDATGTIYQAMCANCKNVASNVPLSAPFPITAGVYGNTNPAGGSGCNLGMVKINFDLSGIDVSLRAVGARQLNFCLPATVQFTDTIREAKQYIWIWGDGTPNDTTTINPFAHTYNSVGFFDVKVIGIDSNSCNVKDSAMMRIRVTTDSVDVDFNFARQDCNSLTFQFTNTSNILTSSTPFGPRSFMWVWGDGSRNDTVPAFAPPISHTFPGIGSYNVRLVLIDSNYCNLGDADSIINFQVIDNIRAGFSVGSVCVPDTIPIVDTSRGALTYLWVSSDGQTSTDPVPAFIYNTAGPYSITQYIYNPNSCNLVDSTTRFFQAVGPPTAGFFYNPNPSQENTPTRFTSTASEDVVSWLWDFGDGNTSTQRDPLHQYTAPGSNTVCQTVTNQAGCVDSICIPVEAIINVVNDLPSAFTPNGDGVNDLFFVRGFGITKMTLRVFNRQGLMVFESRSQSIGWDGTYKGIPQPMDAYAWTLDVEYFTGEKFKKKGDVTLIR